A region from the Dehalococcoidia bacterium genome encodes:
- a CDS encoding tetratricopeptide repeat protein yields the protein MNGRQAARLTQTIKDKCIDLDPDDSDALTYRGEAYVHLCQREKALVDFDKVLALNPSHIDAYANRTLVIQLSQMESETTWA from the coding sequence GTGAACGGACGTCAGGCCGCCAGGCTGACCCAGACCATCAAGGACAAATGCATTGATCTCGATCCTGACGACTCGGACGCTCTCACTTATCGAGGGGAGGCATATGTCCATCTGTGTCAGCGGGAAAAAGCCTTGGTTGATTTCGACAAGGTGCTTGCTCTCAATCCCAGCCACATTGATGCTTATGCCAACCGCACATTGGTCATTCAGCTTTCGCAAATGGAGAGTGAAACCACCTGGGCTTGA